Proteins from a genomic interval of Bombus affinis isolate iyBomAffi1 chromosome 18, iyBomAffi1.2, whole genome shotgun sequence:
- the LOC126926494 gene encoding LOW QUALITY PROTEIN: ELKS/Rab6-interacting/CAST family member 1-like (The sequence of the model RefSeq protein was modified relative to this genomic sequence to represent the inferred CDS: inserted 2 bases in 2 codons; deleted 1 base in 1 codon; substituted 7 bases at 7 genomic stop codons) has product MRTDVPXPGAYDRKLDCKVKSIVIEKSERFRDNKSVASAECNVSVCTKNASNVATTFRMPQSPRKHNRNQTRSSXKVKSRGLITVNDQKLKYDSEHXLADLXIECPNKDRTMQELEKHIEDMKEEVQKLELQLDESHXKQTEVEEQHRKEIMAKLXQEILNGYDEMHQTKVKHLRSQLLQISEEEEREIEARKAIKGDLRNRMANFSKRIAALESELADKKHTNMKGVPSLEIQIEELTTQLEEITVSHKYEVGLLEQEKVKLNSCISNLMEERDKLELKLQKRQNVILELQGQLSVHQCESDELKNEYEKXLSRVGDLRYKYQEETNKVKLDIGKEKMILVDVNEFETLRRVEIEAKIKNIDERNNFLRKXLENVQKLSKNVNHRLCEAHQELEDSHRKHSLILKKHQKELVDIIRLQDEGKYKLKQXFEDARLNNIKEIENLTIARDKKVSEVKEAAGKMIEEETKRIKNYSCKSNRAHTQNYEIRQREWACTCHKRAATQNFEHYKKASGHHHHNTALEPKYKNYQFILDISRLTVFTVKSKVFNKITLPLLTDLAWDIVRVYPKPTKRGHAFLAPVVEHPIFFTQQCTYMNDDNDYLDLKILTLK; this is encoded by the exons ATGAGGACA GATGTACCTTAACCAGGGGCGTATGATCGAAAATTAGATTGTAAAGTAAAAAGTATTGTTATTGAAAAGTCAGAGAGATTTCGTGACAACAAAAGTGTTGCCAGTGCAGAGTGCAATGTATCAGTGTGCACTAAAAATGCAAGCAATGTGGCAACTACTTTTAGAATGCCACAATCACCGCGAAAACACAATCGAAACCAAACAAGATCAAGTTGAAAAGTGAAGTCACGTGGGCTTATTACGGTTAACGACCAAAAATTGAAGTACGATTCCGAGCATTAACTCGCTGATCTTTAAATAGAATGTCCCAACAAAGACAGGACGATGCAAGAGCTCGAGAAGCACATCGAGGACATGAAGGAGGAAGTGCAGAAATTAGAATTGCAACTCGACGAGTCAC AAAAACAAACAGAAGTAGAGGAGCAACACCGAAAGGAAATAATGGCTAAATTGTAACAAGAAATTTTAAATGGTTACGACGAAATGCATCAAACTAAAGTGAAGCACCTTCGTTCTCAGCTTTTGCAAATATCAGAGGAGGAAGAACGCGAAATTGAGGCAAGAAAAGCTATAAAAGGTGATCTTAGAAATCGTATGGCGAATTTCTCGAAAAGAATAGCAGCGTTAGAATCTGAATTGGCAGATAAAAAACACACAAACATGAAAGGAGTTCCATCTCTTGAAATACAAATTGAAGAACTAACAA CACAATTAGAAGAGATAACAGTAAGTCACAAATATGAAGTTGGCTTGCTGGAACAAGAAAAGGTCAAACTTAATTCATGTATTAGTAATTTAATGGAGGAACGTGATAAGTTGGAGCTAAAATTACAAAAGCGACAAAATGTAATTCTTGAACTACAAGGACAACTATCTGTTCATCAATGTGAATCAGACGAACTAAAGAATGAATATGAAA AGTTATCGAGAGTGGGTGATCTTAGATATAAATATCAAGAAGAAACCAATAAAGTGAAACTCGATAttggaaaagaaaaaatgatcCTTGTCGATGTAAACGAGTTTGAAACATTGCGTAGGGTAGAAattgaagctaaaataaaaaatattgatgaacgaaataattttcttaGAAAATAACTGGAAAACGTTCAAAAACTTTCCAAAAATGTTAATCATCGTTTATGCGAGGCGCATCAAGAATTAGAAGATTCACATAGAAAACACAgtcttatt ttaaaaaaacatCAGAAAGAATTGGTTGATATAATAAGACTTCAGGATGAAggaaaatataaattgaaacaGTGATTCGAGGATGCAAGattgaataatataaaagagaTAGAAAATCTAACGATAGCAAGAGACAAAAAAGTATCAGAAGTAAAAGAAGCTGCGGGCAAAATGatcgaagaagaaacgaaacgaaTTAAAAACTATAGTTGCAAATCAAACCGCGCTCATACGCAAAATTATGAAATCCGACA AAGAGAATGGGCCTGTACGTGCCATAAACGGGCGGCCACTCAAAATTTCGAACATTATAAGAAAGCATCAGGACATCACCATCATAACACAGCATTAGAaccaaaatacaaaaattatcaGTTCATTCTAGATATATCAAGACTAACGGTATTCACTGTCAAAAGTAAGGTTTTCAATAAAATAACCCTAcctttgctaacagatttggcATGGGATATAGTGCGAGTATACCCTAAGCCGACTAAAAGAGGTCATGCATTTCTGGCACCAGTAGTTGAACATCCAATATTTTTTACACAACAATGTACATACATGAACGATGATAATGATTACCTCGATCTAAAAATTCTAACATTAAAATAG